The Halomonas sp. KG2 genome contains a region encoding:
- the tatA gene encoding Sec-independent protein translocase subunit TatA yields the protein MLGGISIWQLLIVLGIIILIFGTKKLRNVGTDLGGAVKGFKKAINEEEKDGDKKDADQPQAKVSHEEAGNTYDVQAEEKRAAEERPTERNEERK from the coding sequence ATGTTAGGTGGTATCAGTATTTGGCAGTTGCTGATTGTTCTGGGCATTATCATCCTAATTTTCGGCACCAAGAAACTGCGTAATGTGGGCACCGACTTAGGCGGTGCAGTCAAAGGCTTTAAGAAGGCCATTAACGAAGAAGAGAAAGACGGCGACAAAAAAGATGCTGACCAACCTCAGGCGAAAGTAAGCCACGAAGAGGCTGGTAACACCTATGATGTTCAAGCAGAAGAGAAGCGTGCCGCCGAAGAACGCCCCACAGAACGTAACGAAGAGCGCAAATAA
- a CDS encoding phosphoribosyl-ATP diphosphatase encodes MTDSTQTTQVLDALAEVLKQRRHACAEDSYVASLHHKGLNKILEKVGEEATETILAAKDAEHGGEQAHQAVIAETADLWFHSLVMLSHLELDHQRVLDELARRFGISGHDEKASRTQR; translated from the coding sequence ATGACTGATTCTACCCAGACGACGCAAGTGCTAGATGCACTCGCGGAGGTCTTAAAGCAGCGTCGACATGCTTGTGCAGAAGATTCTTATGTTGCCTCCTTGCATCATAAGGGTTTGAACAAGATACTCGAAAAAGTCGGCGAAGAGGCGACCGAAACAATTTTGGCTGCTAAAGATGCCGAGCACGGCGGCGAACAAGCGCATCAAGCTGTGATCGCTGAAACCGCCGACCTGTGGTTTCATAGTTTGGTGATGCTGTCGCACCTTGAACTGGATCATCAGCGCGTTTTAGATGAGCTAGCACGGCGGTTTGGTATTTCTGGTCATGACGAAAAAGCGTCCCGCACACAACGTTAA